The following proteins come from a genomic window of Aequorivita marisscotiae:
- a CDS encoding sodium:solute symporter family protein, which produces MHLETLDWIIIVSFFIVFIAIGLLVAKKSGKDSKSFFLSDRNMPWWLLGVSMVATTFAADTPNFVAGVIREDGVFGNWIWWSFLLTGMLTVFFYAKLWRRSGITTDLEFYELRYSGKSAAFLRGFRAIYLGVFFNIVIMANVCLAAIKIGHVMFGLSSYEVLLIASPVVVIYSAFGGLKGVLLTDFVQFIIAMVGSIWATIFIVNMPEIGGIENLLSTPTVAAKTAMLPDFSKPELLIPLLIVPLAVQWWSVWYPGAEPGGGGYIAQRMLAAKNEKHATWATLFFNFAHYALRPWPWIIIGLASIIIYPNLESLQAAFPNLNPSFVKNDLSYPAMLTFLPAGLLGIVITSLIAAFMSTISTHLNWGSSYVVNDFYVRFLRKNATGKEQVAVGRTSTVVMMILAGLLALVLEEARDGFNLLLSIGAGTGLLFILRWFWSRINPYSEIAAMLISFIIAAFFFVNGKMDTPIIEMAGHWQLVFSVAITTIGWVLVTLMTQPSNAETLNSFNKLIFGNESKFKGFGMKILGFFAGVVGVYCSLFAIGNFIYSNTVLALGLTAVAVICGLVIIRSFQKTD; this is translated from the coding sequence ATGCATTTAGAAACACTTGACTGGATAATTATAGTTTCATTTTTTATTGTTTTTATCGCAATAGGGCTACTCGTGGCCAAAAAATCTGGAAAGGACTCGAAGTCTTTTTTCCTTTCCGATAGAAATATGCCCTGGTGGCTGCTCGGCGTAAGTATGGTTGCAACTACGTTTGCAGCAGATACGCCCAATTTTGTTGCGGGTGTTATTCGGGAAGACGGGGTTTTTGGAAATTGGATCTGGTGGAGTTTTCTGTTAACGGGAATGTTGACTGTTTTTTTCTACGCAAAACTGTGGCGACGTAGCGGTATTACAACCGATCTGGAATTTTATGAATTGCGCTACAGCGGAAAAAGCGCCGCATTTTTAAGAGGTTTTAGAGCAATTTATCTGGGGGTATTCTTTAACATTGTTATTATGGCGAATGTGTGTCTGGCCGCAATTAAAATTGGACACGTAATGTTCGGGCTTTCTTCGTACGAAGTTTTGCTGATCGCCTCGCCAGTAGTAGTAATTTACTCGGCTTTTGGAGGATTGAAAGGTGTTTTACTAACAGATTTTGTGCAATTTATAATTGCCATGGTGGGCAGTATTTGGGCAACTATTTTTATAGTGAATATGCCAGAAATTGGTGGAATTGAAAACCTGCTCTCCACTCCTACCGTTGCTGCAAAAACTGCAATGCTGCCCGATTTTTCAAAACCTGAATTGTTAATTCCATTGCTTATCGTTCCCCTCGCTGTGCAATGGTGGAGCGTTTGGTATCCTGGAGCAGAACCCGGCGGTGGCGGTTATATTGCACAGCGAATGCTTGCAGCCAAAAACGAAAAACACGCTACTTGGGCTACTTTGTTTTTCAACTTTGCGCATTATGCGCTTCGTCCGTGGCCGTGGATTATTATCGGGCTGGCGTCAATTATAATTTATCCAAATCTTGAAAGTTTACAGGCTGCTTTTCCTAATTTAAATCCTTCATTTGTGAAAAATGATCTTTCCTATCCAGCTATGCTTACATTTTTGCCGGCTGGGCTTTTGGGAATTGTAATTACATCGCTTATCGCAGCTTTTATGAGTACTATTTCAACGCACTTAAACTGGGGAAGCTCTTACGTGGTAAACGACTTTTATGTACGTTTTCTTCGGAAAAACGCTACCGGCAAGGAACAAGTTGCCGTAGGTAGAACTTCAACAGTTGTAATGATGATTTTAGCCGGCTTACTGGCACTTGTTTTAGAAGAAGCGCGGGACGGTTTTAACTTATTGCTGTCAATTGGTGCAGGAACTGGACTACTCTTTATCCTGCGGTGGTTCTGGAGCAGAATTAATCCGTACAGTGAAATTGCAGCAATGTTAATTTCGTTTATAATCGCAGCTTTTTTCTTTGTAAACGGAAAAATGGATACCCCAATTATAGAAATGGCAGGACATTGGCAATTGGTATTTAGCGTTGCAATAACTACAATTGGATGGGTGCTTGTAACTTTAATGACGCAACCTTCAAATGCCGAGACTTTAAACAGCTTTAACAAACTTATTTTTGGAAATGAATCTAAGTTTAAAGGTTTTGGAATGAAAATCCTTGGGTTCTTTGCAGGTGTGGTTGGGGTTTATTGCTCCCTGTTTGCAATTGGGAATTTTATTTATAGCAATACCGTTTTGGCCCTTGGTTTAACCGCTGTAGCTGTGATTTGTGGGTTGGTGATTATTAGATCGTTTCAAAAGACAGATTAA
- a CDS encoding DUF6090 family protein translates to MLRFFRRIRQNLLAEKKFTKYLFYALGEIILVVIGILIALAINNANQKRLTEKNEVTYLMGLKEEFQTSKLKLKELIAVNQDNYSGAKQILEYTGDPSATPSEEEFSKVLYSTFSTDIAFNPNNSLLQEIINSGNLKNLSDTELRIQLTNWISTIEDIRRQEEELGIQRIKVLDMFRTNDYSLRTIFEKAGVSESIGLPSTDVTESNLSLLDSKEFENNVLMFIITSYATEEVHYRPLMQDLDKILKLIDGTK, encoded by the coding sequence ATGCTTAGATTTTTTAGAAGAATAAGACAGAACTTACTCGCCGAAAAGAAATTTACAAAATATCTTTTTTACGCCTTGGGAGAAATTATCTTGGTTGTAATCGGCATCTTGATTGCCCTTGCCATAAACAACGCCAACCAAAAACGATTGACTGAAAAAAACGAAGTAACTTATTTAATGGGCTTAAAGGAAGAATTTCAGACCAGTAAATTGAAATTAAAGGAATTGATTGCGGTTAACCAAGACAATTACAGCGGTGCCAAGCAAATACTGGAATATACCGGCGATCCTTCTGCAACACCTTCGGAAGAAGAATTTTCAAAAGTTTTGTATTCCACTTTTTCAACCGATATAGCTTTTAACCCCAACAACTCACTTTTGCAGGAAATTATCAATTCCGGAAATTTAAAAAATCTTTCCGACACTGAATTGAGAATACAGTTGACCAATTGGATCTCAACTATTGAAGATATTCGAAGACAGGAGGAAGAACTTGGCATTCAGCGCATAAAAGTCCTGGATATGTTCCGCACAAATGATTACAGCCTTCGCACCATCTTTGAAAAGGCCGGAGTGTCTGAATCCATTGGCTTGCCCAGCACCGACGTCACAGAAAGTAACCTAAGTTTATTGGATTCAAAGGAATTTGAAAATAACGTGCTCATGTTTATCATCACCAGTTACGCAACTGAAGAGGTTCATTATCGTCCCTTAATGCAAGATTTGGATAAAATCCTGAAACTGATTGACGGTACAAAATAA
- a CDS encoding DUF4386 domain-containing protein, giving the protein MNPRQLSIIAGLSYLVIFFAAIFANFFVLESLLAAPLETVQQNNLMVRFGAMAFLVAAVFDVVVAWALYLLFKKHPLTNLSTYFRIMHAAIMGIAVFALMLTVSLTTAAEILKQVEIFNIMWLIGLFFFGIHLILLGKILQKPSFIVFFLILAGTMYLLDTAAHFLLFNYDEYSSIFLALVAIPSVIGEMSLAVWLLVKGGKSALKE; this is encoded by the coding sequence ATGAACCCGAGACAACTATCCATTATCGCCGGACTTAGTTATTTGGTAATTTTCTTTGCCGCAATATTCGCCAACTTTTTTGTTTTGGAATCCTTGCTTGCCGCGCCCCTCGAAACAGTTCAGCAAAACAATTTAATGGTGCGCTTTGGGGCGATGGCCTTTCTCGTGGCGGCGGTTTTTGATGTTGTCGTAGCTTGGGCACTCTATCTTTTGTTCAAAAAACATCCCTTGACAAATCTAAGTACCTATTTCAGGATTATGCACGCGGCCATTATGGGGATTGCGGTTTTTGCTTTGATGTTAACAGTGTCGCTGACCACTGCTGCGGAAATTCTTAAACAAGTGGAAATCTTCAATATTATGTGGTTAATTGGATTATTTTTCTTCGGGATTCATTTAATCCTGCTTGGGAAAATTCTTCAAAAACCATCCTTCATCGTGTTTTTCCTCATTCTTGCAGGAACGATGTACCTGCTCGACACTGCAGCACATTTTTTATTGTTCAATTATGATGAATACAGTTCCATCTTTTTGGCCCTCGTGGCTATTCCAAGTGTAATAGGAGAGATGTCGCTGGCAGTTTGGCTTTTGGTAAAAGGAGGTAAAAGTGCGCTAAAAGAATGA
- a CDS encoding prohibitin family protein produces the protein MEKLPKLTIPVIVGIILLIILVSKSSVTIDSGHAGVLYQTFGNGVVTDEPPLGEGFHIIAPWNRVFVYEVRQQELSEKMQVLSSNGLEIKLDASAWYQPIYSDVAKLHQEKGEDYLQRVIQPAIRSAARSVVGRYTPEQLYSTKRDAIQEEIFEETKKILDKQYVQLNEILVRDVTLPPTIKDAIERKLKQEQESLEYEFRLVTADKEAQKVRIEAQGKADANAILSASLTDKILQDKGIDATLELAKSPNAKVVVVGSGDSGLPLILGNN, from the coding sequence ATGGAAAAATTACCCAAACTCACAATACCCGTCATCGTAGGAATTATTTTGCTGATAATTTTAGTATCAAAATCTTCGGTTACTATTGACTCCGGTCACGCAGGTGTGCTATATCAAACTTTTGGAAACGGTGTGGTTACCGATGAACCGCCGCTTGGCGAAGGTTTTCATATTATTGCGCCTTGGAATAGGGTTTTCGTTTATGAAGTACGCCAACAAGAACTTAGTGAAAAAATGCAGGTACTATCCAGCAACGGACTTGAAATTAAATTGGATGCCTCTGCTTGGTATCAACCCATTTACAGTGATGTTGCCAAGTTACACCAAGAAAAAGGAGAAGATTATTTGCAACGTGTTATTCAGCCAGCCATCAGAAGTGCGGCAAGAAGTGTTGTAGGTCGTTATACGCCCGAACAATTGTACTCTACCAAGCGAGATGCAATTCAAGAAGAAATTTTTGAGGAAACCAAAAAAATTCTTGACAAACAATACGTACAATTAAATGAAATTTTGGTGCGCGATGTAACCCTACCGCCAACAATTAAAGATGCGATCGAAAGAAAACTGAAGCAGGAACAAGAATCTTTGGAATATGAATTTAGACTCGTAACAGCAGATAAAGAAGCTCAAAAAGTTAGAATTGAAGCCCAAGGAAAAGCAGATGCGAATGCTATTTTAAGTGCTTCATTAACAGATAAAATCCTTCAGGACAAAGGAATTGACGCTACTTTAGAACTTGCAAAATCGCCAAATGCCAAAGTAGTGGTGGTTGGTTCGGGCGATAGTGGACTGCCTTTGATTTTGGGGAATAACTAA
- a CDS encoding vWA domain-containing protein, whose protein sequence is MTTETILYIILAGVVSIALAVFMYGYKSKQTGSLRWIFGILRFITLFSILLLIINPKFKSETYTIEKPKLPVLIDNSASVRELGQTENVSELLQKFKENVDLNNKFDVSYYSFGNDFRESDSLSFDEKNTNIAKALSLTNRLFKNKTAPTIIVTDGNQTLGNDYEFSSASYKNAMYPVILGDSVKHTDLKIEQLNTNRYAFLKNQFPVEVILNYSGLKPVNSEFIVTQGAATVYRANVSFSENESSKTLNFTLAANAVGLQKYTAQLLPLAEENNKTNNKKQFAVEVIDQATNVLVVSKITHPDLGALKKAVTSNERRTVAFKKPAEAVNSLNDYQLVILYQPDRGFASIFNEIEKTGKNTLIISGLSTDWYFLNGAQDHYNKEASNANEDIQAKLNSNYGTFAVEDIGFNDFPPLHTEFGALTISVPNEVMLEQTVNGITNGNPLLATMEINGKRDAIWDGEGFWRWRARSFLQTESFQSFDDFIGNLVQYLASNKRRNRLEVSSETFYYNNNPIKISAQYFDKNYVFDNRASLNISVKNTETEKQTVFPMLLRNNYYEVDLNSLSAGEYNYTVSVANEAVSSSGSFTILDFNVEQQFLNADVSKLRRMAQNTNGKAFFASEGDLLINALIENTNFQNIEKSEQKVVPLVDWKYLLALIVLALAAEWFIRKYNGLI, encoded by the coding sequence GTGACCACAGAAACCATACTTTATATAATTCTCGCCGGAGTAGTATCTATTGCTCTGGCGGTTTTTATGTATGGTTATAAGTCTAAACAAACAGGTTCGCTACGATGGATTTTTGGCATACTTCGTTTTATAACCTTATTTTCTATTCTGCTTTTAATTATTAATCCAAAATTTAAAAGTGAAACCTATACCATTGAAAAGCCAAAACTCCCTGTGCTTATTGATAACTCGGCGTCGGTACGTGAGTTGGGTCAAACTGAGAATGTTTCGGAATTACTTCAAAAATTTAAGGAAAACGTAGATTTAAATAACAAGTTTGATGTTTCGTATTATTCCTTTGGAAATGATTTCCGCGAAAGCGATTCCCTATCTTTTGATGAAAAAAACACCAACATTGCCAAAGCACTTTCCTTAACAAACAGGCTGTTTAAAAATAAAACAGCACCAACCATTATTGTAACCGATGGCAATCAGACCCTTGGAAACGATTATGAATTTTCGTCAGCATCATATAAAAATGCTATGTACCCAGTAATTTTGGGGGATTCTGTAAAACACACCGACTTAAAAATTGAACAACTAAATACCAATCGGTATGCATTTCTTAAAAATCAATTTCCGGTAGAGGTGATTTTAAATTACAGTGGCCTTAAACCTGTAAATTCTGAGTTTATTGTTACACAAGGCGCGGCAACGGTTTATAGAGCAAATGTTTCTTTTTCTGAAAATGAATCTTCAAAAACATTAAATTTTACACTGGCGGCCAATGCTGTGGGCCTTCAAAAATATACGGCGCAGCTGCTTCCGCTAGCCGAAGAAAATAACAAAACCAACAATAAAAAGCAGTTTGCGGTAGAGGTGATAGACCAAGCTACCAACGTTTTGGTGGTGAGTAAAATTACGCATCCAGATTTAGGTGCGTTAAAAAAGGCTGTTACATCTAATGAGCGTCGCACTGTGGCGTTTAAAAAACCTGCGGAAGCCGTAAACTCTTTGAACGATTATCAATTAGTTATTCTCTATCAACCGGACAGGGGGTTTGCTTCAATTTTTAATGAAATCGAAAAAACGGGTAAAAACACGCTAATTATTTCTGGATTATCCACAGATTGGTATTTTTTAAACGGCGCGCAGGATCATTATAACAAAGAGGCTTCCAACGCCAATGAAGACATTCAAGCCAAATTGAACAGCAACTATGGCACTTTCGCGGTTGAGGATATTGGCTTTAACGATTTTCCGCCTTTGCATACAGAATTTGGCGCATTAACCATCAGCGTGCCCAATGAAGTAATGCTGGAACAAACCGTTAACGGAATTACTAACGGAAATCCATTGCTCGCCACAATGGAAATAAACGGCAAACGCGATGCCATCTGGGATGGGGAAGGATTTTGGCGTTGGCGTGCGCGTAGCTTTTTACAAACTGAAAGCTTTCAAAGTTTTGATGATTTTATCGGAAATCTCGTTCAATATTTAGCATCAAACAAACGCCGAAACAGGTTGGAAGTCTCTTCGGAAACATTTTACTATAACAATAATCCAATAAAAATTTCTGCCCAGTATTTTGATAAAAATTATGTTTTTGACAATCGTGCCTCGTTGAATATTTCAGTAAAAAATACGGAGACGGAAAAACAGACCGTTTTCCCGATGCTGCTGCGTAACAATTATTACGAAGTAGATTTAAACAGTCTTTCGGCTGGAGAGTACAATTACACGGTTTCGGTGGCAAACGAAGCGGTTTCAAGCAGTGGCAGTTTCACTATTTTGGATTTTAATGTGGAGCAGCAATTCCTCAATGCCGACGTTTCAAAACTTCGGCGCATGGCCCAAAATACAAACGGAAAAGCCTTCTTTGCCTCAGAGGGCGATTTGCTTATCAATGCTTTAATTGAAAATACTAACTTCCAAAACATCGAGAAAAGCGAGCAAAAAGTAGTACCTTTGGTGGATTGGAAGTATCTTCTCGCCCTTATCGTTCTTGCACTCGCAGCAGAATGGTTTATAAGAAAATATAACGGACTCATCTAA
- the fabG gene encoding 3-oxoacyl-[acyl-carrier-protein] reductase: protein MKLLEGKTAIITGGSRGIGKGIVETFAQHGANVAFTYSSSAEAANALADEISKTGVQAKAYKSDAASFNEAQKLAEEVIKDFGSIDILVNNAGITKDNLLMRISEEDFDKVIEVNLKSVFNMTKAVQRTMLKQRKGSIINMSSVVGVKGNAGQTNYAASKAGIIGFSKSVALELGSRDIRCNVIAPGFIETEMTGKLDEATVQGWRDAIPLKRGGSPEDIANACVFLASDLSAYVTGQVLNVDGGMLT, encoded by the coding sequence ATGAAATTATTAGAAGGAAAAACAGCAATAATCACCGGTGGTAGCCGAGGAATAGGAAAAGGTATAGTTGAAACATTTGCCCAACACGGTGCCAATGTAGCTTTTACATATAGTTCATCTGCCGAAGCCGCAAATGCCCTGGCAGACGAGATTTCAAAAACAGGTGTTCAGGCAAAAGCCTATAAAAGTGATGCGGCTTCTTTTAACGAAGCTCAAAAATTAGCCGAGGAGGTTATAAAAGATTTTGGGAGCATTGATATACTTGTAAACAATGCCGGAATTACAAAAGATAACCTGTTAATGCGTATTTCTGAAGAAGATTTCGACAAAGTGATTGAAGTGAATCTAAAATCGGTTTTCAATATGACCAAAGCTGTGCAACGAACCATGCTAAAGCAGCGAAAAGGCTCTATTATAAATATGAGCTCCGTGGTAGGAGTGAAGGGAAATGCAGGACAGACAAATTATGCAGCTTCCAAGGCCGGCATCATTGGTTTTTCTAAATCTGTGGCTTTAGAATTAGGTTCTCGCGATATTCGCTGTAATGTTATTGCTCCAGGTTTTATTGAAACTGAAATGACCGGAAAACTAGACGAAGCTACCGTACAAGGTTGGCGGGATGCCATTCCATTAAAACGCGGCGGTTCTCCCGAAGATATTGCCAATGCGTGTGTTTTCCTTGCTAGCGATCTTTCGGCATACGTTACAGGCCAAGTGTTGAACGTTGATGGCGGAATGCTAACCTAA
- the sucD gene encoding succinate--CoA ligase subunit alpha: MSVLVNKNSKIIVQGFTGSEGTFHAEQMLEYGTNVVGGVTPGKGGQMHLDRPVFNTVSEAVEKTGADTSIIFVPPAFAADAIMEAADAGIKVIITITEGIPVKDMITASDYLKDRDCRLIGPNCPGVITPGEAKVGIMPGFVFKKGTVGIVSKSGTLTYEAADQVVKQGLGITTAIGIGGDPIIGTSTKEALEMLINDSESEAVVMIGEIGGQLEIDAANWYKNSGIKKPVIGFIAGETAPAGRTMGHAGAIVGGSDDTAQAKKKVMRECGIHVVDSPAEIGKKVKEVLG, translated from the coding sequence ATGAGCGTTTTAGTAAATAAAAATTCAAAAATAATTGTTCAGGGCTTCACGGGTAGTGAGGGTACATTTCACGCCGAACAAATGCTGGAGTACGGAACCAACGTGGTAGGAGGGGTTACTCCAGGAAAAGGTGGGCAAATGCATTTAGATAGGCCTGTTTTCAACACAGTTTCAGAAGCAGTTGAAAAAACGGGCGCCGATACTTCTATTATTTTCGTGCCACCTGCATTTGCTGCAGACGCCATTATGGAGGCTGCCGATGCAGGTATTAAAGTAATTATTACTATTACCGAAGGAATTCCTGTAAAAGATATGATTACAGCTTCAGACTATTTAAAAGATAGAGACTGCCGCCTGATTGGTCCTAACTGTCCGGGCGTTATTACCCCAGGCGAAGCAAAAGTAGGTATTATGCCAGGTTTTGTATTTAAAAAAGGAACAGTAGGAATTGTTTCAAAATCGGGAACACTTACTTATGAAGCGGCTGATCAAGTAGTAAAACAAGGATTGGGCATTACAACTGCAATTGGTATTGGAGGAGACCCTATAATTGGTACTTCAACTAAAGAAGCGCTGGAAATGCTAATAAACGATTCTGAAAGCGAAGCCGTAGTAATGATTGGCGAAATAGGCGGGCAATTAGAAATAGATGCAGCAAATTGGTACAAAAATAGCGGTATTAAAAAACCTGTAATTGGTTTTATTGCTGGTGAAACGGCACCTGCTGGGCGTACCATGGGCCACGCCGGAGCAATTGTAGGGGGTAGTGACGATACAGCGCAAGCTAAGAAAAAAGTAATGCGCGAATGTGGGATTCACGTTGTAGATTCTCCAGCAGAAATTGGTAAAAAAGTAAAAGAAGTTTTAGGATAA
- a CDS encoding nuclear transport factor 2 family protein, with amino-acid sequence MKNKAKEIVRNFYRSDILRDETVMERFFHPELTLIWNSANGLTIMNYDDIVNFFGEVRRSYNDLRVEISHLLADGNHVTIRYKYYIRTMENSDEELGIAHFIAIWEIKDDLIYRGYQVSQPVTDKDDTNESYHRVKV; translated from the coding sequence ATGAAGAATAAAGCAAAAGAAATAGTCAGAAACTTCTACAGGTCAGATATATTGAGGGATGAAACTGTGATGGAGCGATTTTTTCATCCAGAATTAACCCTAATCTGGAACAGTGCCAACGGACTTACGATCATGAATTATGACGATATTGTAAATTTCTTTGGCGAAGTGCGGCGATCTTATAACGACTTACGGGTAGAGATAAGCCATTTGCTCGCTGATGGCAATCATGTAACCATTCGGTATAAATACTATATCCGTACGATGGAAAATTCTGATGAAGAACTAGGTATTGCCCATTTTATTGCCATTTGGGAAATAAAGGACGATTTAATATACCGGGGATATCAAGTTAGCCAGCCTGTAACCGATAAGGATGATACAAACGAAAGTTATCATAGAGTTAAGGTGTAA
- a CDS encoding UDP-3-O-(3-hydroxymyristoyl)glucosamine N-acyltransferase encodes MKFPAPQTLENIAVIIGSDYVGEPAFPVLGMNEIHVVQPGDIVFVDHPKYYDKALQSQATVILINKKVDCPAGKALLISDDPFRDFNKLTQHFKPFESAKSAISESAKIGVDTIIQPNVFIGNNVKIGNNCLIHSNVCIYDNTVIGNNVTIHAGTILGSDAFYYKNRPEKFDKLLSGGNVVIQDNVDLGALCTIDKGVTAATTIGEGSKLDNQVQVGHDTVIGKRCLIASQVGIAGCVVIEDFVTIWGQVGITSGITIGEKAVISAKSGVSKSLPGNQSYFGTPADEFRKKYKELASIRLIPEIIEKLNKLS; translated from the coding sequence TTGAAATTTCCTGCTCCCCAAACCCTTGAAAATATAGCTGTTATAATCGGTTCCGATTATGTAGGGGAACCTGCATTTCCTGTTTTGGGGATGAATGAAATTCATGTAGTGCAACCGGGAGATATAGTATTTGTGGACCATCCGAAGTATTATGATAAAGCCCTACAATCGCAGGCAACGGTTATCCTAATCAATAAAAAAGTTGATTGTCCCGCTGGCAAGGCTTTGCTTATTTCTGATGATCCTTTTCGTGATTTCAATAAATTAACCCAACATTTTAAACCATTTGAAAGTGCAAAGAGTGCAATTTCAGAATCTGCCAAAATAGGTGTAGATACCATTATTCAGCCCAATGTTTTTATCGGGAATAATGTAAAAATTGGAAATAATTGCTTAATTCATTCCAATGTTTGTATTTACGACAATACCGTAATTGGCAATAATGTAACCATACACGCCGGAACAATATTGGGTAGCGATGCATTTTATTATAAAAATCGGCCTGAAAAATTTGATAAACTTTTAAGCGGTGGCAATGTTGTAATTCAGGACAATGTAGATCTTGGCGCGCTTTGCACCATAGATAAAGGAGTTACTGCCGCAACCACAATTGGTGAAGGTTCCAAGCTGGACAATCAAGTTCAGGTTGGTCACGATACGGTTATTGGTAAACGTTGTTTAATTGCTTCACAAGTAGGTATTGCCGGTTGTGTGGTGATTGAAGATTTTGTAACAATTTGGGGGCAGGTGGGTATAACCAGTGGTATTACAATTGGCGAAAAAGCAGTTATTTCGGCCAAAAGTGGCGTAAGTAAATCCTTGCCAGGCAACCAGTCTTATTTTGGAACACCGGCAGATGAATTCAGAAAAAAGTATAAGGAATTGGCTTCAATTAGGCTTATTCCAGAAATTATAGAAAAATTGAATAAATTATCATGA
- the efp gene encoding elongation factor P, which yields MATSSDIRKGLCIRYNNDIYKIIEFLHVKPGKGPAFVRTKMKSVTTGKTIDNTFSAGHKIDDVRVETHKFQYLYSEGQMYHFMNTEDYSQIQLMKDILDTPELMKEGEIVTVLINTEDNAPLSVEMPAHVILEVTSTEPGVKGNTATNATKPAIVETGAEINVPLFINEGDKIRIDTDKGQYQERIKE from the coding sequence ATGGCCACTTCATCAGATATTAGAAAAGGACTTTGTATCCGCTATAACAACGACATTTATAAAATTATTGAATTCCTTCACGTAAAACCAGGTAAGGGGCCGGCATTTGTCCGTACAAAAATGAAAAGTGTTACTACTGGAAAAACCATTGATAATACCTTTTCGGCAGGTCATAAAATAGACGATGTACGTGTTGAAACCCATAAATTCCAATATTTGTACAGCGAGGGCCAAATGTATCATTTTATGAATACCGAGGATTATTCACAGATTCAGTTAATGAAGGATATTCTTGACACACCAGAGTTAATGAAAGAAGGCGAAATAGTTACCGTACTTATAAATACCGAAGACAATGCCCCTCTTTCTGTTGAAATGCCAGCTCACGTAATCTTGGAGGTAACTTCAACCGAACCAGGTGTAAAGGGCAATACTGCTACAAATGCCACAAAACCCGCCATTGTAGAAACAGGAGCCGAAATTAACGTCCCGCTGTTTATAAACGAAGGCGATAAAATTAGAATAGATACCGATAAAGGTCAGTATCAAGAAAGAATTAAAGAATAA
- the lpxA gene encoding acyl-ACP--UDP-N-acetylglucosamine O-acyltransferase, with protein MNQPLAYVHPGAKIAKNVVIEPFTTIHNNVVIGEGTWIGSNVTIMEGARIGKNCNIFPGAVISAIPQDLKFKDEETTAEIGDGTTIREYVTINRGTVDRGKTVIGKNCWIMAYCHIAHDCIVGDNCIFSNNSTLAGHVTVGDFVILAGMTAVHQFCMIGNHAFVTGGSLVRKDVPPFVKAAREPLSYVGINSIGLRRRGFSSQKITEIQNIYRLLYQKNYNTTQATEIIEAEMEATPERDEILQFIKNSKRGIMKGYFNSN; from the coding sequence ATGAATCAACCACTTGCATACGTCCATCCGGGCGCAAAAATAGCCAAAAACGTTGTTATTGAACCTTTTACAACCATTCACAATAATGTTGTTATTGGGGAAGGAACTTGGATCGGGAGCAATGTTACAATTATGGAAGGAGCTCGCATTGGTAAAAATTGTAACATTTTTCCCGGTGCTGTTATTTCGGCCATTCCACAAGATTTAAAATTTAAGGATGAAGAAACTACAGCAGAAATAGGTGATGGAACAACTATTCGAGAATATGTAACCATAAACCGCGGTACGGTAGATAGAGGCAAAACGGTTATTGGTAAAAACTGTTGGATTATGGCTTATTGTCATATAGCCCACGATTGCATCGTTGGTGATAACTGTATTTTTAGCAATAACAGTACCTTGGCAGGCCATGTAACTGTTGGAGATTTTGTTATCTTGGCCGGTATGACGGCGGTTCACCAGTTTTGTATGATTGGTAACCACGCCTTCGTTACTGGTGGCTCCTTAGTGCGGAAAGATGTTCCTCCATTTGTAAAAGCCGCTCGCGAGCCCCTAAGTTATGTAGGGATAAATTCTATTGGGTTAAGAAGAAGAGGTTTCAGTTCGCAAAAAATTACCGAAATACAGAATATTTACAGACTCCTCTATCAAAAAAATTACAATACTACACAAGCCACTGAAATTATCGAGGCCGAAATGGAAGCCACTCCTGAGCGCGATGAAATACTTCAGTTTATCAAAAATTCCAAAAGAGGAATTATGAAAGGCTATTTCAATTCAAATTAA